The genomic segment GCCGGGCTACGCGGTGGCCCTCATCTCCGTCCGTCCCCCGCCGCCCCCGATGCCCATCACGCGCGGCCCAGCCCCGCCGCGTCGGAGATGCCCATCACGTAGCCCGCCCGACGCTCCCTCGAATGCCGTGCGTGGCAACAACATGGTGGAGAGCTTCGATCACAAAGGCTCGGCGGCCTACTACGAGCATATGCTGGAGGTTATCGACCAGGGTGGTCGCGGCTTTGCGAAAGAGGAGGCGTGAGATTCCTATGCCGCCTATCTGGCCGCGGCGATTGCTGGTGAGGGCCCACCCTACTCGATGAGGTGCTCACGGTCGTTCGCGGGAGCAGAGCCAGCCTCAGGCTGTTCTCATCGAGTGGGCGACTCCTCGCGGAGGCGATCGGTGAGCTCTGACGAGCAAAGAGCAGTCCCCTCGTTCCCATCCTGCTCAAGCGCTCGGGACCGGCTGCGCTCCGAAGGACGCTGAAGATGTCCGCGGCGACCTCCATCAACGTGCGCTGCACGTCGGCTACGTCGACGTCCTCTTCTGCGAAGCGATCGATGTCGAGTCTGAAGCGAGGCTCGTTCCCTTCCTCCGGGATCGGCCATCGAGAAGCGGTCCTCCACCGGCGGGTCTGCCTGGGCGCTCTCGCGTAGCCGCGCGAGGCTCCGCTCGCGGGCGTGCTCGGCCGCCGTCCGCTCGCCGTCCGTACCGGGACGGGCGTACAGCGCCTCGATGGCGCGCAGCTTCTCGATGAGGCGTGCTTCGTCGAGCTCGGGCATCAGCGGCCGCACCGTAGCGCACAGGAAGACGTGTCCTCGCACTGGGCGAGGTGCGCCAAGAAGCCGTGTGATTCCGTGGGGCCTCCGCGCCTGATCGACGGATAGTGGCGCGCATTCTGGCGCGGCGCGCCAGAAAGCAAACGGCCCCGCCGAGGGCGAGGCCGTCCGTAACTAGCCGAGATCATTGGTTGCGGAAGAGAGGACTCGAACCTCCACGGGTGTTACCCCACAGGAACCTGAATCCTGCGCGTCTGCCAGTTCCGCCACTTCCGCGGGCGTATCGAAAGAGGCGGTGAGATACGTTGTGACGGGGTCCCTGTCAAGCGGCATCGGCGGGCGGTCGCGAGGGACTCCGAAAACTTTTCATACCCCCGCACCGAGTGCAGTGCAGAGGGCCGCGGCAGAAGAGCCAAGTGGTTGAAATCACGTGTGTTGCCTTCTCCCGCAGCGGCGGCCCGGGGATTGCACACTCGGGGCCTGCCGTGGTGCGTCATTCAAGGAAACTCAGGCGTCGAGCGGGCTTCACGATGATCGAAGCCCTCATCGTCGTGGCGATCATCGCGGTGACGGCCGCGCTCGCCGCCCCCGGGCTCAGCCGGGCGATGGCCATTCGCCGGGCTTCGGAGACGTCGCACGACATCGTGCGGATGGGGGCGCTCGCTCGCTCCGAGGCGATGATGTACGGCCGCGCGCACCTGCTGATCTACACGGAGAACACGGCCGAGGGGCGGCCGCTGGGCCGGCTGACGGTGTGGCGCGGGCGCAGCGACCGCTGCAACGGCAACGCCTGGGCGACGCTGGTCACGCCCGCGTGCACGCGCGCCGCGGGCTGCGTCGAGGTGCTCGACATGGATGAGCAGGCGACGAGCACGCACGAGGTCCGCGTCGCTCCCCAGGACGCGCGGCAGACGCCGCTCTGCTTTCAGCCCAACGGCGAGATGTACATCAGCACGTCGGGCGCGGTCGTCGGTCCGTACACCAACCGCGCCGCCATGGAGGGCGTGGTCTTCGACATCGATCGCCGCGAGAACGGCAGCCCGGTGGGCGTGCAGCGCAACGTGATCTTCCCGTTCGGTGGCAACCCGAGGATTCAGCGATGATGGGTCTCGTGAGGAAGCACGGCCGCTCCGGTCGAAAGCGCGGCGCCTCCAGGCGCGAGCGCGGCTACACGCTCATCGAGGTCATGATGGCCATCGGCGTCCTCACCGCCGG from the Sandaracinaceae bacterium genome contains:
- a CDS encoding prepilin-type N-terminal cleavage/methylation domain-containing protein → MRHSRKLRRRAGFTMIEALIVVAIIAVTAALAAPGLSRAMAIRRASETSHDIVRMGALARSEAMMYGRAHLLIYTENTAEGRPLGRLTVWRGRSDRCNGNAWATLVTPACTRAAGCVEVLDMDEQATSTHEVRVAPQDARQTPLCFQPNGEMYISTSGAVVGPYTNRAAMEGVVFDIDRRENGSPVGVQRNVIFPFGGNPRIQR